One segment of Pseudobythopirellula maris DNA contains the following:
- a CDS encoding phytoene desaturase family protein has protein sequence MYDTIIIGAGMSGLAAGIRLAMYDQRVCVLEKHTTIGGLNSFYRLRRRDYDVGLHALTNITPKGTRKGPLARLLRQLRFSWDDFQISPQIGSQVVFPGARLAFDNDPALLLEEVAREFPAQADGYRRLVGDIVDYDDLTEEHQRLSAREVVAGYLTEPKLVEMLFCPLMFYGSAREHDMDWGQFCIMFRSIFLEGLGRPHAGVRLILKNLVRKFRGMGGELKLRAGVSRILTDGGRVTGVELESGEVLEGKRVLSSAGWVETMRLCDDGQPVEVAGSPTRSAGRLSFCESISTLDVDPKRLDYDRTITFFNDQDEFEWTVPTVPCDLRSGVICSPNNFAYDEGLGEGVMRVTVLANYDYWAQLNERDYQLEKLRWYDRIVDSAVRFTPDYRGRVIDTDMFTPTTIVRFTGHDNGAVYGAPEKQLDGATHLENLFVCGTDQGFVGIVGSITSGIGMANMHCLREG, from the coding sequence ATGTACGACACGATCATCATCGGCGCCGGCATGAGCGGGCTCGCGGCCGGCATCCGGCTGGCGATGTACGACCAGCGTGTCTGCGTGCTCGAGAAGCACACCACGATCGGCGGGCTCAACTCGTTCTACCGCCTGCGGCGGCGCGACTACGACGTCGGGCTGCACGCGCTGACGAACATCACGCCCAAGGGGACCCGCAAAGGGCCGCTAGCGCGGCTGCTGCGGCAGCTGCGGTTCAGCTGGGACGACTTCCAGATCTCGCCGCAGATCGGCTCGCAGGTCGTGTTCCCCGGCGCCCGGCTGGCGTTCGACAACGACCCCGCGCTCTTGCTCGAAGAAGTCGCCCGTGAGTTCCCCGCCCAGGCAGACGGCTACCGCCGTCTGGTGGGCGACATCGTCGATTACGACGACCTGACCGAAGAGCACCAGCGTCTGTCGGCCCGCGAGGTGGTCGCCGGCTACCTCACCGAGCCGAAGCTCGTCGAGATGCTGTTCTGCCCGCTGATGTTCTACGGCTCGGCGCGCGAGCACGACATGGACTGGGGCCAATTCTGCATCATGTTCCGCAGCATCTTCCTCGAAGGGCTGGGGCGCCCCCATGCGGGGGTTAGGCTGATCCTCAAGAACCTGGTCCGTAAGTTCCGCGGCATGGGGGGCGAGCTCAAGCTCCGCGCGGGCGTGAGCCGCATCCTCACCGACGGCGGCCGCGTGACGGGCGTCGAACTCGAGAGCGGCGAGGTGCTCGAGGGCAAACGCGTCCTCTCGTCCGCCGGCTGGGTCGAGACGATGCGCCTCTGCGACGACGGCCAGCCGGTCGAGGTGGCCGGCTCGCCCACCCGCTCGGCCGGTCGGCTGAGCTTCTGCGAGTCGATCTCCACCTTGGACGTCGACCCCAAGCGGCTCGACTACGACCGCACGATCACGTTCTTCAACGACCAAGACGAGTTCGAGTGGACCGTCCCCACGGTCCCCTGCGACCTGCGGAGCGGCGTGATCTGCAGCCCCAACAACTTCGCTTACGACGAGGGGCTCGGCGAGGGAGTGATGCGCGTGACGGTCCTGGCCAACTACGACTACTGGGCCCAACTCAACGAGCGCGACTACCAGCTCGAGAAGCTGAGGTGGTACGACCGCATCGTCGACTCGGCCGTGCGGTTCACGCCCGACTACCGCGGCCGGGTGATCGACACGGACATGTTCACGCCGACCACCATCGTCCGCTTCACCGGCCACGACAACGGCGCGGTCTACGGCGCCCCCGAGAAGCAGTTGGACGGCGCCACGCATCTGGAGAACCTGTTCGTTTGCGGCACGGACCAAGGGTTTGTCGGCATTGTGGGCTCGATCACGAGCGGCATCGGCATGGCGAACATGCACTGTTTGCGTGAGGGGTGA
- a CDS encoding acyl carrier protein: MTRDEIREEIIDILNDIAPDEDLSDLKDDVSFREQMELDSMDFLDIVMELRKRHKVQVPEEDYTELASMQSTCAYLEPRMKDIERV; this comes from the coding sequence ATGACCCGCGACGAGATCCGTGAAGAGATCATCGACATCCTCAACGACATCGCCCCGGACGAAGACCTGTCGGACCTGAAGGACGACGTGTCGTTCCGCGAGCAGATGGAACTCGATTCGATGGACTTCCTGGACATCGTCATGGAGCTGCGCAAGCGTCACAAGGTGCAGGTTCCCGAGGAGGACTACACCGAGCTAGCCTCGATGCAGAGCACTTGCGCGTACCTCGAGCCGCGGATGAAGGACATCGAGCGGGTTTGA
- a CDS encoding beta-ketoacyl-[acyl-carrier-protein] synthase family protein — MTPTGQPSIDPTCRVVITGIGLTSPNGNTLAEYRDALLAGRSGVSEYEIRYVGKTLAGVCDFDELKYQKRKEVRRGTRAGSVGIYCANEALEDSGLDWENTDRERVGVYVGVTEHGNVETENEINEIKGYDYDTKVWSHHHNPRTVANNPAGEITLNLGITGPHYTIGAACAAGNAGMIQGAQMLRLGECDLALCGGVSESIHTFGIFAGFASQGALATHADPTKASRPFDTSRNGIVVSEGGCLYTLERYEDAKARGAKIYGELSGYAMNSDASDFVLPNPTEQSRCMRMALGKAGMNADQVGIVSTHATATASGDIQECDALRRVFGDCEQTLINNTKSFIGHAMGAAGALELAGNLPSFDDGVVHPTINVDDLDPQCDLPGLTLGEPRETGGVSSILNNSFGMLGINSAVVITKV, encoded by the coding sequence GTGACCCCCACCGGCCAACCGAGCATCGACCCGACCTGCCGCGTCGTGATCACCGGCATCGGGCTCACCAGCCCCAACGGCAACACGCTCGCCGAGTACCGCGACGCGCTGCTCGCGGGCCGCAGCGGCGTGAGCGAGTACGAGATCCGCTACGTCGGCAAGACGCTGGCCGGCGTTTGCGACTTCGACGAGCTGAAGTACCAAAAGCGCAAAGAAGTCCGCCGCGGCACCCGGGCGGGCAGTGTTGGCATCTACTGCGCGAACGAGGCTCTCGAGGACTCGGGCCTCGACTGGGAGAACACCGACCGCGAGCGCGTCGGCGTGTACGTCGGCGTCACCGAGCACGGCAACGTCGAGACCGAGAACGAGATCAACGAGATCAAGGGCTACGACTACGACACGAAGGTCTGGTCGCACCACCACAACCCACGCACCGTGGCCAACAACCCGGCCGGCGAGATCACGCTGAACCTCGGCATCACCGGCCCGCACTACACGATCGGCGCGGCGTGTGCGGCGGGCAACGCCGGCATGATCCAGGGCGCCCAGATGCTGCGCCTGGGCGAGTGCGACCTGGCGCTCTGCGGCGGCGTGTCGGAAAGCATCCACACGTTCGGCATCTTCGCCGGCTTCGCCAGCCAGGGCGCCTTGGCCACGCACGCCGACCCGACCAAAGCGTCGCGCCCGTTCGACACGAGCCGCAACGGCATCGTTGTCTCCGAGGGGGGCTGCCTCTACACGCTCGAGCGGTACGAGGACGCCAAGGCGCGCGGCGCCAAGATCTACGGCGAGCTCTCGGGCTACGCGATGAACAGCGACGCGAGCGACTTCGTGCTGCCCAACCCGACCGAGCAGTCGCGCTGCATGCGGATGGCGCTCGGCAAAGCGGGCATGAACGCAGACCAGGTGGGCATCGTCAGCACGCACGCCACGGCGACTGCCAGCGGCGACATCCAGGAGTGCGACGCCTTGCGTCGCGTGTTCGGCGACTGCGAGCAGACGCTGATCAACAACACCAAAAGCTTCATCGGCCACGCGATGGGCGCCGCCGGCGCCCTGGAGCTGGCCGGCAACCTGCCGTCGTTCGACGACGGTGTGGTCCACCCCACGATCAACGTCGACGACCTCGACCCGCAGTGCGACCTGCCGGGCCTCACGCTCGGCGAGCCGCGTGAGACGGGCGGCGTGTCGTCGATCCTCAACAACTCGTTCGGCATGCTGGGCATCAACTCGGCGGTCGTCATCACCAAAGTTTGA
- a CDS encoding extracellular solute-binding protein, giving the protein MTRRGARHARIAQAAIALAAVAFAGCPAPNSPPEPKESTPRGAASVTLRVAVENDASLAAAIRRLRGEWNAQGGGELEVVEVEAGSLLSEEPPEADLCVFASRHLGQLSEAGLLRPLRSSVVGDETLRFNDFLPRVREDEIAYGTKPWALPLGCPPPLLLYGGDNDAPPPASWEEVAQRYSWTPPESDHELALAYLAWAAPSAVHRSFEATLFDSKDMTPRLTAPPFVRALGQMVEAAGAEGRPRVRVVWPEREAGARNPVAAHVSGGWQVAPLPGATQAFNPIPEVWDPFEGGPQRASLIASSGRLIAVTSSSRNAAEAFRLAAWLAGPENTRMLATSSDSTANPRGSLARGADDWLGHGDRDRGGQFAAASVETLRSGRRLITPRLVEIDSYLAALGAEVRRSLAGEAEPTAALDAATAAWEAITDRVGRERQRRVYQRSLGLAD; this is encoded by the coding sequence ATGACGCGCCGCGGAGCCCGACACGCACGAATCGCCCAGGCAGCCATCGCCCTCGCAGCGGTCGCGTTCGCCGGCTGCCCGGCGCCCAACTCGCCGCCCGAGCCCAAGGAATCGACTCCCCGCGGCGCCGCGAGTGTAACACTACGGGTGGCGGTCGAAAACGACGCCTCGCTCGCCGCGGCCATCCGGCGGCTACGAGGCGAGTGGAACGCCCAAGGGGGCGGCGAGTTGGAAGTGGTCGAGGTCGAAGCCGGATCGCTACTCTCGGAAGAGCCGCCCGAGGCCGATCTCTGTGTTTTTGCTTCACGCCATTTAGGTCAACTCAGCGAGGCGGGCCTGTTGCGGCCGTTGCGGTCGAGCGTTGTGGGTGACGAGACGCTTCGGTTCAACGACTTCTTACCCCGGGTGCGTGAGGACGAGATCGCTTACGGCACAAAGCCTTGGGCGCTCCCCTTGGGGTGCCCGCCGCCGCTGCTGCTCTATGGCGGCGACAACGACGCCCCGCCGCCCGCCTCTTGGGAAGAGGTCGCCCAGCGATACTCCTGGACGCCGCCCGAGTCGGACCACGAGCTGGCGCTCGCCTACTTGGCTTGGGCCGCCCCGTCGGCAGTGCACCGCAGCTTCGAGGCGACGCTGTTCGACTCGAAAGACATGACGCCCCGCCTCACGGCGCCGCCGTTTGTGCGGGCCTTGGGGCAGATGGTCGAAGCGGCTGGCGCCGAGGGCCGGCCGCGCGTGCGGGTCGTGTGGCCCGAGCGCGAGGCGGGCGCTAGGAACCCCGTTGCCGCGCACGTCTCGGGCGGCTGGCAAGTCGCCCCGCTGCCGGGCGCCACGCAGGCGTTCAATCCGATCCCCGAGGTGTGGGACCCGTTTGAGGGTGGGCCACAGCGGGCCTCTTTGATCGCTTCGAGCGGTCGGCTGATCGCCGTCACATCGAGCAGCCGCAACGCGGCCGAGGCTTTCCGGCTTGCCGCTTGGCTGGCGGGGCCGGAGAACACGCGGATGCTCGCCACGTCGAGCGACTCGACGGCCAACCCGCGCGGCTCGCTCGCCCGGGGGGCCGACGATTGGCTCGGCCACGGCGACCGCGACCGGGGGGGGCAGTTCGCCGCCGCCAGCGTCGAGACGCTCCGCTCCGGCCGGCGGCTCATCACGCCGCGGCTGGTCGAGATCGACAGCTACTTGGCGGCGCTCGGCGCCGAGGTCCGCCGCTCGCTCGCGGGCGAGGCCGAGCCGACCGCCGCCCTGGACGCCGCCACGGCCGCCTGGGAGGCGATCACCGACCGAGTCGGCCGCGAGCGGCAGCGGCGTGTCTACCAGAGGAGCTTGGGACTAGCGGATTGA
- the xylB gene encoding xylulokinase, whose protein sequence is MSVILGVDIGTSGTKTIAVRFPTGEVIAEASASYPCHHPKPLWSEQDPADWWRATLKTIRQAVKKAGCKPADVKAIGLSGQMHGSVFLDKKDEVVRPALLWNDQRTAAECEEIEQRAGGRKRLIKMVANPALTGFQAPKILWLRNNEPKNFDKTASVLLPKDYIRLKLTGERASEVSDASGTLLLDVAKRRWSKPLLSKLELDPGLLPPVVESHEVTGHLTAEVAKKVGLTTDCVVVGGAGDCAAGAVGNGVVKRGVVATSLGTSGVVFCHSDAPEVDPEGRLHTFCHAVDGKWHMMGVTLSAAGSFQWFADTLCETEKKAAKKSGKSVFETLVAEAATTAAGAQGLFFLPYLTGERTPHADPLARGAFVGLTLSHGRGEMVRSVLEGVTYSLRDCLDIMQELGVGVREVRATGGGAKSPFWRQLQADVFGKKVCNMAADEGPAYGVALLGAVGAGEFKNVTEACDATVSTVAETKPTAKTKKFYDRAMPVYQGLYRSLKEDYRAIAALAE, encoded by the coding sequence ATGAGCGTCATCCTCGGCGTCGACATCGGAACGAGCGGCACGAAGACCATCGCGGTCCGTTTCCCCACGGGGGAAGTGATCGCCGAGGCGTCGGCCTCCTACCCTTGCCACCATCCCAAACCGCTCTGGAGCGAACAAGACCCGGCCGACTGGTGGCGGGCGACGCTCAAGACGATCCGCCAGGCGGTCAAAAAGGCGGGGTGCAAGCCGGCCGACGTGAAAGCGATCGGCCTGTCGGGTCAGATGCACGGCTCGGTCTTCCTGGACAAGAAAGACGAAGTCGTCCGCCCCGCCCTGCTGTGGAACGACCAGCGCACCGCGGCCGAGTGCGAGGAGATCGAACAGCGGGCCGGCGGCCGCAAGCGGCTCATCAAGATGGTCGCCAACCCGGCGCTCACCGGCTTCCAGGCGCCCAAAATCCTTTGGCTCAGGAACAATGAGCCGAAGAATTTCGACAAGACCGCCAGTGTGCTGCTGCCGAAGGACTACATCCGCCTCAAGCTCACCGGCGAGAGGGCGAGCGAGGTGAGCGACGCCAGCGGCACGCTTCTGTTGGACGTGGCCAAACGGCGCTGGTCGAAGCCACTGCTCTCGAAGCTCGAGCTCGACCCCGGTCTGCTGCCGCCCGTCGTCGAGTCGCACGAGGTCACCGGCCATCTCACCGCCGAGGTGGCCAAGAAGGTCGGCCTGACAACCGACTGCGTGGTGGTCGGCGGCGCCGGCGACTGCGCCGCCGGGGCGGTGGGCAACGGCGTCGTGAAGCGCGGCGTCGTGGCGACGTCGCTCGGCACGTCGGGCGTGGTGTTCTGCCACAGCGACGCGCCCGAGGTCGACCCCGAGGGCCGGCTGCACACGTTCTGCCACGCCGTGGACGGCAAGTGGCACATGATGGGCGTCACGCTGTCGGCAGCCGGCTCGTTCCAGTGGTTCGCCGACACGCTGTGCGAGACGGAGAAGAAGGCTGCGAAGAAATCGGGCAAGAGCGTGTTCGAGACACTCGTGGCCGAGGCGGCGACCACGGCGGCCGGCGCCCAGGGGCTGTTCTTCCTGCCCTACCTCACCGGTGAGCGCACCCCACACGCCGACCCGCTGGCCCGCGGCGCATTCGTCGGACTCACGCTCAGCCACGGCCGGGGCGAGATGGTCCGCTCCGTGCTGGAGGGCGTCACCTACTCGCTGCGTGATTGCCTGGACATCATGCAGGAGCTGGGCGTCGGCGTCCGCGAGGTCCGCGCCACCGGCGGCGGCGCCAAGAGCCCCTTCTGGCGCCAACTGCAAGCCGACGTGTTCGGCAAGAAGGTCTGCAACATGGCCGCCGACGAGGGCCCGGCCTACGGTGTCGCCCTGCTTGGCGCGGTGGGCGCGGGCGAGTTCAAGAACGTCACCGAGGCGTGCGACGCCACGGTGAGCACCGTCGCCGAGACCAAACCGACAGCCAAGACCAAGAAGTTCTACGACCGGGCGATGCCGGTCTACCAAGGGCTCTATCGGTCGCTCAAAGAAGACTACCGGGCGATCGCCGCGCTGGCGGAGTGA
- a CDS encoding DUF6798 domain-containing protein, which translates to MPLADEPVDAPAGPPTTGEAGARWRPWLETLLVLTVFFVASGNPAPAVNEAHYLTRLKHYWDPAWCAGDLFLESPEAHLTIVWLVGWATWFVSLETVAWLGRLVTWALLAWGWQRLSWRVLPRAWLSVLSAALLVVAVREGNFAGEWIVGGFEAKGPAWACVLFALERAIAGKWNLVWLLLGLATAMHALVGFWTTLVLLGVWAIYYRREQPLRGMLPGLVAGGVLGLAGVAPALMLTAGAEPAVVGEANQIYVFVRLPHHLAPLHKDADWIVNRGARHAVVLVVLALGWSGLDRKRPDSLRAPLLLGRVAWGGLAIAVTGLVIELLLWSQPELAAKLLRYYWFRLNDITAAIAASQLAAVWLAGAGARRSQSLHGLRAVATLGVMAICLWHFGPVLSQRLLEPPRPPADGVMRDPIAWIDACEWVAENTPEDTLWITPRRATTFKWRTGRPEVVNHKDIPQDAPSMVEWRRRLHNVFAIGQWPDGSTRWSRSVGQLGAMRLRELAEEYGAEFALSSNRYPASLPVLYRNRGYVVYDLR; encoded by the coding sequence ATGCCCCTCGCCGATGAACCCGTCGACGCCCCCGCCGGCCCCCCCACAACGGGTGAGGCTGGCGCCCGTTGGCGGCCGTGGCTCGAGACGCTGCTCGTGCTGACGGTCTTCTTCGTCGCCTCGGGCAACCCCGCCCCGGCGGTGAACGAGGCCCATTACCTGACCCGGCTGAAGCACTACTGGGACCCGGCGTGGTGCGCGGGCGACCTGTTCCTCGAGTCGCCCGAGGCGCACCTGACAATCGTATGGCTGGTGGGCTGGGCGACCTGGTTCGTCTCGCTCGAGACGGTGGCCTGGCTGGGGCGGCTCGTCACCTGGGCCCTGCTGGCGTGGGGCTGGCAAAGGCTCTCATGGCGGGTGCTGCCGCGCGCTTGGCTGTCGGTGCTGTCGGCGGCGCTGCTGGTCGTGGCGGTGCGCGAGGGCAACTTCGCCGGCGAGTGGATCGTCGGCGGCTTCGAGGCCAAGGGCCCGGCGTGGGCCTGCGTGCTCTTTGCGCTGGAAAGGGCGATCGCCGGCAAGTGGAATCTCGTGTGGCTCCTGCTCGGACTCGCCACGGCGATGCACGCGCTCGTCGGCTTTTGGACAACGCTCGTCTTGCTGGGCGTGTGGGCCATCTACTACCGCCGCGAGCAACCGCTCCGCGGCATGCTGCCGGGCCTCGTCGCGGGGGGCGTCCTCGGTTTGGCGGGCGTGGCGCCGGCGCTGATGCTCACCGCGGGCGCCGAGCCGGCGGTCGTTGGCGAGGCGAACCAGATCTACGTCTTCGTGCGTCTGCCGCACCACCTGGCGCCGCTCCACAAAGACGCCGACTGGATCGTGAACCGCGGCGCGCGACACGCTGTGGTGCTCGTCGTGCTGGCGCTCGGTTGGAGCGGCCTCGATCGCAAACGGCCCGACTCGCTCCGCGCGCCGCTCCTGTTGGGCCGCGTCGCTTGGGGCGGTCTGGCGATCGCCGTGACGGGGCTGGTGATCGAGCTGCTCCTGTGGAGCCAGCCCGAACTCGCCGCCAAGCTGCTTCGCTACTACTGGTTCCGGCTGAACGACATCACCGCGGCGATCGCCGCGAGCCAATTGGCCGCCGTCTGGCTGGCGGGCGCCGGCGCCCGGCGGTCCCAGTCTCTCCACGGATTGCGAGCAGTCGCCACGCTCGGCGTGATGGCGATTTGCCTGTGGCACTTCGGCCCGGTCCTCAGCCAACGCCTGCTCGAGCCGCCCCGCCCGCCGGCCGATGGCGTGATGCGCGATCCGATCGCTTGGATCGACGCTTGCGAATGGGTCGCCGAGAACACGCCCGAAGACACGCTCTGGATCACGCCGCGGCGCGCCACAACGTTCAAATGGCGCACCGGGCGGCCGGAGGTCGTCAACCACAAGGACATCCCCCAAGACGCCCCGAGCATGGTCGAGTGGCGGCGCCGGCTGCACAACGTTTTCGCCATAGGCCAATGGCCCGATGGCTCCACGCGTTGGTCCCGCAGCGTCGGCCAACTCGGAGCGATGCGGCTGCGGGAACTCGCCGAGGAGTACGGCGCCGAGTTCGCCCTCTCCAGCAACCGCTACCCCGCGAGCCTGCCGGTGCTCTATCGCAACCGGGGCTACGTGGTTTACGACTTACGCTAG
- a CDS encoding HAD family hydrolase has translation MTYPAPEKPIRAVAFDMDGVLASSEDVYELTGAETLKRRGRTFEDDLRHKMMGLPAAKALGVMIEHHGLDDTVEALEIESEEIFWSLAGGLLTPMPHVVETLDLLDRVRMPRGVVTSGSRRYAERILATIGVLDRMAFLITADDIRIGKPDPEPYLMAAERHGVEPAEMLVFEDSRNGSRAGVAAGAYTVAVPSPHTTHHDFTGVKFVADTLGDPRIATVLGLA, from the coding sequence ATGACGTATCCCGCCCCTGAAAAACCGATCCGCGCCGTCGCCTTCGACATGGACGGCGTGCTCGCGAGCAGCGAGGACGTTTACGAGCTGACCGGCGCCGAAACGCTCAAGCGTCGCGGGCGCACGTTCGAAGACGACCTGCGGCACAAGATGATGGGCCTGCCGGCCGCCAAGGCGCTGGGGGTGATGATCGAGCACCACGGCCTCGACGACACGGTCGAGGCGCTCGAGATCGAATCGGAAGAGATCTTCTGGAGCCTGGCCGGCGGTTTGCTAACGCCGATGCCGCACGTCGTGGAGACCCTCGACCTGCTCGACAGAGTCAGGATGCCGCGCGGCGTTGTGACCAGCGGCTCGCGACGCTACGCCGAGCGGATCCTCGCCACGATCGGCGTGCTCGACCGGATGGCGTTCCTGATCACGGCCGACGACATCCGCATCGGCAAGCCCGACCCGGAGCCGTACCTGATGGCGGCCGAGCGGCACGGCGTCGAGCCGGCCGAGATGCTCGTGTTCGAGGACAGCCGCAACGGCAGTCGGGCGGGCGTGGCCGCGGGGGCTTACACCGTGGCCGTGCCGAGCCCGCACACCACGCACCACGACTTCACCGGAGTGAAGTTCGTGGCCGACACGCTCGGCGACCCGCGCATCGCCACGGTGCTGGGCCTGGCCTGA
- a CDS encoding acylphosphatase, protein MASDPKQFRVLYTGRVQGVGFRWTTQQIAGRHDVKGTVRNLDDGRVELVVEATPREARAMLAAIRGQFASNLTDETIDETPATGRHTRFEILR, encoded by the coding sequence GTGGCCTCCGATCCGAAGCAATTCCGCGTGCTCTACACGGGCCGTGTGCAAGGGGTCGGCTTCCGCTGGACGACGCAGCAGATTGCCGGCCGGCACGACGTGAAAGGCACGGTCCGCAACCTCGACGACGGCCGGGTCGAGCTGGTCGTCGAGGCGACGCCGCGTGAGGCGCGGGCGATGCTGGCGGCGATCCGCGGACAGTTCGCCTCGAACCTCACCGACGAGACCATCGACGAAACACCCGCCACCGGCCGGCACACCCGATTCGAGATCCTCCGCTAG
- a CDS encoding ABC transporter permease codes for MFENVDLWLTPIWLLSVGTTLGALVLAVLYGLLWLVNRKAASAAVTLVSEGVLMPIVYLIGLMAVLAVLLAPRMPLESVTDALGRLPAVGTTETSVTVPAREVDYALPVSFVSEEMLNYSLSSDQDVRVTAAEGEAYSNAIAVVQGDVPYDWNTKSKTRRGFAGPVETIYLTNEGDAPAEVTFTYKTEVRLPQVRRVPLVAASVVGLALVYLGLQWLLPGIANIAVATSKEAIGQPMFLLFTIGGAVALIAFIFVPYNTFGEDVKMLKDSGLSTVMVLAILFAVWTASVSIADEIEGKTALTLLSKPISRRQFILGKYVGILWSVLVIFVLLGALLMATISVKVVYDARESSNPTPDWQLCHSEMIGIVPGLVLSFFEAAVLTAISVAISTRLPMLPNLIICGSIYVLGHLTPLLVQSSVGQNEFVAFFGRLVSIVLPMLDHLNIQAAIAGGQPVPFVYLAWTGLYTVIYVTVAMLLALILFEDRDLA; via the coding sequence ATGTTCGAGAACGTCGACCTGTGGTTAACGCCCATCTGGCTGCTCAGCGTCGGAACGACGCTCGGAGCACTCGTGCTCGCCGTCCTGTACGGCCTGCTGTGGCTGGTGAACCGCAAGGCCGCCTCCGCGGCCGTCACGCTGGTGAGCGAAGGCGTGCTGATGCCGATCGTTTACCTGATCGGTCTGATGGCGGTGCTCGCGGTGCTGCTGGCGCCTAGGATGCCCTTGGAGAGCGTGACCGACGCCCTCGGCCGACTCCCGGCCGTGGGGACGACCGAGACCAGCGTGACGGTGCCAGCACGGGAGGTCGACTACGCGCTGCCCGTGTCGTTCGTGTCCGAGGAGATGCTCAACTACTCGCTGAGCAGCGACCAAGACGTGCGTGTCACCGCCGCCGAGGGCGAGGCGTACTCCAACGCCATCGCCGTGGTGCAGGGCGACGTGCCTTACGACTGGAACACCAAGAGCAAGACCCGCCGCGGTTTCGCCGGGCCGGTCGAGACGATCTACCTGACCAACGAAGGCGACGCCCCCGCCGAGGTAACCTTCACGTACAAGACCGAGGTCCGGCTGCCGCAAGTCCGTCGCGTCCCGCTCGTGGCGGCCTCGGTGGTGGGGCTCGCGCTCGTCTACCTGGGCCTGCAGTGGCTGCTGCCCGGCATCGCCAACATCGCCGTGGCCACGTCGAAAGAGGCGATCGGCCAGCCGATGTTCTTGCTGTTCACCATCGGCGGCGCCGTGGCGCTCATCGCCTTTATCTTCGTGCCGTACAACACGTTCGGTGAAGACGTGAAGATGCTCAAGGACTCGGGCCTGAGCACGGTCATGGTGCTGGCGATCTTGTTCGCCGTGTGGACCGCCAGTGTGTCGATCGCCGACGAGATCGAGGGGAAAACGGCCCTCACCCTGCTCTCGAAGCCGATCAGCCGCCGTCAATTCATCCTCGGCAAGTACGTCGGCATCCTCTGGTCGGTGCTCGTGATCTTCGTCCTGCTGGGCGCGCTGCTGATGGCCACGATCTCGGTCAAAGTGGTCTACGACGCCCGCGAGTCCTCCAACCCCACCCCCGATTGGCAGCTCTGCCACTCCGAGATGATCGGCATCGTGCCCGGACTGGTGCTGTCGTTCTTCGAAGCGGCCGTGCTGACGGCGATCAGCGTGGCGATCTCGACCCGCCTGCCGATGCTGCCGAACCTGATCATCTGCGGCTCGATCTACGTGCTGGGGCACCTGACGCCGCTCTTGGTGCAGTCCTCGGTGGGGCAGAACGAGTTCGTGGCGTTCTTCGGCCGGCTCGTGTCGATCGTGCTGCCGATGCTCGATCACCTGAACATCCAAGCGGCGATCGCGGGCGGCCAACCGGTGCCGTTCGTCTACCTCGCCTGGACCGGCCTCTACACCGTGATCTACGTCACGGTGGCGATGCTCCTAGCGCTGATCCTCTTCGAGGACCGCGACCTCGCCTGA